The proteins below are encoded in one region of Tomitella fengzijianii:
- the crcB gene encoding fluoride efflux transporter CrcB translates to MTTLWVALAGGGGATARFLLDGAITSRRAWRFPWATLAINVLGSLLLGYLTGLAMFHDAPTGFTVIAGVGFCGGFTTFSAASVETVRLLETRRYAAGLANLGGTLVVTAAAAALGLWLASVS, encoded by the coding sequence ATGACGACGCTGTGGGTCGCGCTCGCCGGCGGCGGGGGTGCGACGGCGCGGTTCCTCCTGGACGGTGCCATCACCTCGCGCCGCGCATGGCGGTTCCCGTGGGCGACGCTCGCGATCAACGTGCTCGGCTCCCTGCTGCTCGGTTATCTCACGGGACTCGCGATGTTCCACGATGCCCCGACGGGATTCACCGTGATCGCGGGCGTGGGATTCTGCGGTGGATTCACCACCTTCAGCGCCGCCAGCGTGGAGACCGTCCGCCTGCTGGAGACGCGCCGCTACGCGGCCGGGCTGGCGAACCTGGGCGGGACGCTCGTCGTCACGGCGGCCGCCGCGGCGCTGGGTCTGTGGCTGGCTTCGGTGTCGTAG
- a CDS encoding universal stress protein, with protein sequence MDKCIVVGFDGLPAGRAALAKSAELAAALGAWLAVVHVPDTADEPVDPDSPAWAEGRDAAVAAVRASAEHELAATAVRWRFDALAGPPAAVLGSVADEEHADMIVLGAPRAGLAAAMERLLGDAVAVQLLRHGHRPVLVVPEHSR encoded by the coding sequence ATGGACAAATGCATCGTGGTGGGGTTCGACGGGCTCCCCGCAGGGCGGGCCGCGTTGGCGAAGTCCGCGGAGCTCGCGGCGGCGCTGGGGGCATGGCTGGCAGTGGTGCACGTTCCGGACACCGCCGACGAGCCGGTGGACCCGGACTCGCCGGCCTGGGCGGAGGGTCGCGATGCCGCGGTGGCGGCGGTGCGGGCCTCAGCGGAGCATGAGCTGGCCGCGACTGCGGTCCGCTGGCGGTTCGACGCGCTCGCGGGACCGCCGGCCGCGGTGCTGGGAAGCGTGGCCGACGAGGAGCACGCCGACATGATCGTGCTCGGGGCGCCGCGGGCGGGCCTGGCGGCGGCGATGGAACGGCTCCTGGGAGACGCCGTCGCGGTGCAACTGCTCCGGCACGGCCACCGCCCGGTCCTGGTCGTCCCGGAACACTCCCGGTGA
- a CDS encoding HAD-IIA family hydrolase, whose amino-acid sequence MADDTDTSARRWTYLMDMDGVLVHEETLIPGADELIAELTVAGNPFLVLTNNSIRTPRDLRARLEQTGLDVPESAIWTSALATASFLDSQRPRGTAYVVGESGLTTALHDVGYVLTDRDPDYVVLGETRTYSFEAITTAIRLVERGARFIATNPDPTGPSRDGSLPATGAVAALISRATGREPYFVGKPNTLMMRSALRALGAHSEQTLMIGDRMDTDVVVGLEAGMRTILVLSGISTRQTMEMYPYRPTLVVDSVADLVGRTGDPFSR is encoded by the coding sequence ATGGCGGACGATACGGATACCTCGGCGCGGCGCTGGACCTACCTGATGGACATGGACGGCGTCCTCGTCCACGAGGAGACACTGATCCCGGGTGCGGACGAGCTCATCGCCGAGCTCACCGTGGCCGGCAACCCGTTCCTGGTGCTCACCAACAACTCCATCCGCACGCCACGCGACCTGCGTGCGCGCCTGGAACAGACGGGATTGGACGTGCCCGAGTCGGCCATCTGGACCTCGGCCCTCGCCACGGCGAGTTTCCTGGACTCGCAGCGGCCCCGCGGCACCGCGTACGTCGTCGGCGAGTCCGGCCTGACCACGGCCCTGCACGACGTCGGCTACGTGCTCACCGACCGCGACCCGGACTACGTGGTGCTGGGGGAGACCCGCACCTACTCGTTCGAGGCGATCACCACGGCGATCCGACTGGTGGAGCGGGGTGCGCGGTTCATCGCCACCAACCCGGACCCGACGGGCCCGTCGCGCGACGGGTCGCTGCCCGCGACGGGTGCAGTGGCGGCGCTCATCAGCAGGGCGACGGGCCGCGAACCGTACTTCGTGGGCAAGCCGAACACGCTGATGATGCGGTCCGCGTTGCGCGCCCTGGGCGCGCACTCGGAGCAGACGCTGATGATCGGCGATCGGATGGACACCGACGTGGTGGTGGGCCTCGAAGCGGGCATGCGGACGATCCTCGTGCTCAGCGGCATCTCCACGCGCCAGACGATGGAGATGTACCCGTACCGGCCCACCCTCGTGGTGGACTCCGTCGCCGACCTCGTGGGGAGGACCGGGGACCCGTTCTCCCGGTGA
- a CDS encoding metallophosphoesterase, producing the protein MRRGPVVPALGAVAAAGAASLGYATLIERNAFALRTSTLEVLAPGSPSIRVLHLSDLHMLPRQQLKQAWVRELDALEPDLVVNTGDNLAHPRAVPAVVQALGGLLDRPGAFVFGSNDYFGPVAKNPLKYFDRNHERVPGPSLPWQDLRAAFVERGWIDATHRKQEITAGGNTISVAGVDDPHLQRDRYDTIEGKADPAADLRLALSHSPEPRVLDHFASDGYDLAMCGHTHGGQLCLPVYGALVTNCGIDRSRVKGPSQWGEHMKLHVSAGLGTSPYAPARFFCRPEATLLTLVPARVDRAATEDGEAVSRSGAGVR; encoded by the coding sequence ATCCGCCGCGGGCCCGTGGTGCCGGCGCTCGGGGCGGTGGCCGCCGCGGGTGCCGCGTCGCTCGGATACGCCACGCTGATCGAGCGCAACGCCTTCGCACTGCGCACCTCCACGCTCGAGGTGCTCGCCCCCGGTTCACCCAGCATCCGCGTGCTGCACCTCAGCGACCTGCACATGCTGCCCCGCCAGCAGCTCAAGCAGGCGTGGGTGCGTGAACTCGACGCGCTGGAACCGGACCTCGTCGTCAACACCGGCGACAACCTGGCGCATCCCCGCGCCGTGCCGGCCGTGGTACAGGCGCTCGGGGGGCTCTTGGACCGTCCCGGCGCGTTCGTCTTCGGCAGCAACGACTACTTCGGCCCGGTGGCGAAGAACCCGCTCAAGTACTTCGACCGGAACCACGAGCGCGTACCCGGCCCGTCGTTGCCGTGGCAGGACCTGCGCGCCGCATTCGTCGAACGGGGGTGGATCGACGCCACCCACCGCAAGCAGGAGATCACCGCGGGCGGCAACACGATCAGCGTCGCCGGCGTGGACGACCCTCACCTGCAACGCGACCGCTACGACACGATCGAAGGCAAGGCGGACCCCGCAGCCGATCTGCGCCTGGCCCTGAGCCATTCCCCCGAGCCGCGGGTGCTGGACCACTTCGCCTCCGACGGCTACGACCTCGCCATGTGCGGGCATACCCACGGCGGCCAGCTCTGCCTCCCTGTGTACGGCGCGCTGGTGACCAACTGCGGCATCGACCGCTCGCGGGTCAAGGGGCCCTCGCAGTGGGGCGAGCACATGAAACTGCACGTCTCCGCCGGCCTGGGCACCTCGCCGTATGCGCCCGCCCGCTTCTTCTGCAGGCCGGAGGCGACCCTGCTCACCCTCGTCCCCGCGCGTGTCGACAGGGCTGCGACGGAGGACGGGGAGGCCGTTTCGCGATCCGGTGCGGGTGTGCGCTAG
- a CDS encoding GatB/YqeY domain-containing protein: protein MGELKDQIRADLTASMKAKDALRTGTLRMVLSAVQAEEVAGKEARTLTDDEVLKVIAKESKKRLEAAQVFDDADRAELAQKERAEEEILAAYLPQQLDDDELAQVADAAIAEVREQLGEQPGMRQMGQVMKAATARAAGRADGSRLSGAVRSRLAG, encoded by the coding sequence ATGGGAGAACTCAAGGATCAGATCCGCGCCGACCTCACCGCCTCGATGAAGGCCAAGGATGCACTGCGCACGGGGACGCTGCGGATGGTGCTGTCCGCGGTGCAGGCGGAGGAGGTCGCGGGCAAGGAAGCGCGCACCCTCACCGACGACGAGGTGCTCAAGGTCATCGCCAAGGAATCGAAGAAGCGCCTCGAGGCCGCGCAGGTGTTCGACGACGCCGACCGCGCGGAGCTGGCGCAGAAGGAGCGCGCCGAGGAGGAGATCCTCGCGGCGTACCTGCCGCAGCAGCTCGACGACGACGAACTCGCCCAGGTGGCGGACGCGGCCATCGCGGAGGTCCGTGAGCAGCTGGGCGAGCAGCCGGGGATGCGTCAGATGGGACAGGTCATGAAGGCGGCGACAGCGCGCGCCGCGGGGCGCGCGGACGGCTCCCGCCTGTCCGGGGCGGTGAGGTCCCGGCTGGCGGGCTGA
- a CDS encoding penicillin-binding protein: MPSGKTFAKLLGICVLAGVVLAGVLFPVFGGVGVVVNKASDAVDSSSSQVLEGDAPAVTTIVDAAGNPLAWLYDQRRFEVPSDQISNYMKLAQVSIEDRRFATHKGVDWQGTLRAVLTNTSSGEVQQGASTIDQQYVKNYLAYVAAQTDAQRRAATETTISRKLREARMALTLDKQLSKDEILTRYLNLVPYGNGSYGVQDAARTYFGVDAKDLSLTQSAMLAGMVQSPSRLNPYINPDETTARRNEVLDAMASTQAITPQQAAEAKKEPLGILPKPNTLPRGCIAAGDRGFFCDYVLNYLNDAGFTDEQLQRGGYLIRTTLRPEIQDSVKRALTDTASPDLDGIAEVMNLIEPGKDAHKVVAMASSRTYGLDAAAHETVQPQPFTMVGDGAGSTFKIFTTAVAMEKGLGLDTTVQVPPFFAAQGMGHGGAAGCPADSYCVRNVGDYPTVMSLTQALATSPNTAFVKMLKDVGVPPTVDMAVRLGLRSYTTPGTSGVDDRSLAQIVKDENRGSFTLGPTPVDPLEMANVAATLASGGTWCPPTPIEAVFDRDGKPVPVTQEACKQVIDPGLANTLAVGLGQDHVAGGTSAGSAAAAGWTAPVSAKTGTTETYRSSAFLAFTQSIAGFSYVYNDGTNPGPICTSPLRSCAEGNVYGGTEPALAWYQAVGRILGDYPPPVLPPPDPQYVKGNASAIVPDVTGRTEAGATARLRGAGFQVKSVTVPSDNQKGNVVSVSPVGSAVPGATITINISDGSRKPADDRGDRGDRTPRSEDRSNDGGGNGNDGRDDTD, translated from the coding sequence GTGCCGTCAGGGAAGACATTCGCGAAGTTGCTCGGCATCTGCGTGCTCGCAGGCGTCGTGCTGGCGGGCGTCCTGTTCCCCGTGTTCGGGGGCGTGGGTGTCGTCGTCAACAAGGCCAGCGATGCCGTGGACTCGTCGTCGTCGCAGGTGCTGGAGGGCGACGCGCCGGCGGTGACCACCATCGTCGACGCCGCGGGGAACCCGCTGGCCTGGCTCTACGACCAGCGCCGATTCGAGGTGCCGAGCGACCAGATCTCGAACTACATGAAGCTGGCCCAGGTCTCCATCGAGGACCGCCGTTTCGCCACCCACAAGGGCGTCGACTGGCAGGGCACCCTGCGCGCGGTGCTGACCAACACCAGCAGCGGCGAGGTGCAGCAGGGCGCGTCGACCATCGACCAGCAGTATGTCAAGAACTATCTGGCGTACGTAGCCGCCCAGACCGACGCGCAGCGCCGCGCCGCCACCGAGACGACCATCTCGCGCAAGCTCCGCGAGGCCCGCATGGCGCTGACGCTGGACAAGCAGCTGTCCAAGGACGAGATCCTGACGCGCTACCTGAACCTGGTCCCCTACGGCAACGGCAGCTACGGCGTGCAGGATGCGGCGCGCACCTACTTCGGAGTGGACGCCAAGGACCTGAGTCTCACCCAATCGGCGATGCTGGCGGGAATGGTGCAGTCGCCTTCGCGCCTGAACCCCTACATCAATCCCGACGAGACCACTGCCCGGCGCAACGAAGTGCTGGACGCGATGGCGTCGACCCAGGCGATCACCCCGCAGCAGGCCGCGGAGGCGAAGAAGGAGCCGCTGGGGATCCTGCCCAAGCCGAACACGCTGCCGCGCGGGTGCATCGCCGCCGGCGACCGCGGATTCTTCTGCGACTACGTCCTCAACTACCTCAACGACGCCGGATTCACCGACGAGCAGCTCCAGCGCGGGGGCTACCTGATCCGCACCACGCTGCGGCCGGAGATCCAGGACTCGGTCAAGCGCGCGCTCACCGACACCGCCTCACCCGATCTGGACGGCATCGCCGAGGTCATGAACCTGATCGAGCCCGGCAAGGACGCCCACAAGGTGGTCGCGATGGCCAGCAGCCGCACCTACGGGCTCGACGCGGCCGCGCACGAGACCGTCCAGCCGCAGCCGTTCACGATGGTCGGCGACGGCGCGGGCTCGACCTTCAAGATCTTCACCACAGCGGTCGCGATGGAGAAGGGGCTCGGCCTGGACACCACCGTGCAGGTCCCGCCCTTCTTCGCCGCGCAGGGGATGGGGCACGGCGGCGCGGCCGGCTGCCCCGCCGATTCGTATTGCGTGCGCAACGTGGGCGACTACCCCACGGTCATGTCGCTGACGCAGGCCCTGGCCACCTCGCCGAACACCGCGTTCGTCAAAATGCTCAAGGACGTCGGGGTGCCGCCCACCGTAGATATGGCGGTGCGCCTGGGACTGCGCTCGTACACCACGCCCGGCACGTCCGGGGTGGACGACCGCAGCCTCGCGCAGATCGTCAAGGACGAGAACCGCGGCTCGTTCACGCTCGGCCCCACCCCGGTGGACCCGCTGGAGATGGCCAACGTGGCAGCCACGCTGGCGTCCGGCGGAACCTGGTGCCCGCCCACCCCCATCGAGGCCGTGTTCGACCGCGACGGCAAGCCCGTACCGGTGACGCAGGAGGCGTGCAAGCAGGTCATCGACCCCGGCCTCGCGAACACCCTGGCCGTCGGACTGGGGCAGGACCACGTGGCCGGCGGCACCTCAGCCGGCTCGGCCGCCGCAGCCGGATGGACCGCGCCGGTCTCCGCGAAGACCGGAACCACGGAGACCTACCGCTCGTCGGCGTTCCTGGCCTTCACGCAGTCCATCGCCGGGTTCTCCTACGTCTACAACGACGGCACCAATCCAGGACCCATCTGCACGTCGCCCCTGCGCTCCTGCGCCGAGGGCAACGTGTACGGCGGCACCGAGCCCGCGCTCGCCTGGTATCAAGCCGTGGGCCGCATCCTGGGCGACTACCCGCCGCCGGTGCTGCCCCCGCCGGACCCGCAGTACGTGAAGGGCAACGCCTCGGCCATCGTGCCCGACGTCACGGGCCGCACCGAGGCCGGAGCCACCGCCCGCCTGCGCGGCGCGGGCTTCCAGGTGAAGTCGGTGACGGTGCCGTCCGACAACCAGAAGGGCAATGTGGTCTCGGTGAGCCCCGTCGGCTCCGCCGTGCCCGGTGCCACGATCACCATCAACATCAGCGACGGCAGCCGTAAGCCCGCCGACGATCGCGGCGACCGCGGTGACCGGACGCCACGGTCCGAGGACCGGAGCAACGACGGCGGCGGCAACGGGAACGACGGACGCGACGACACCGACTGA
- a CDS encoding WhiB family transcriptional regulator, producing MAWTSQALCRNIDPDELFVRGAAQRKAATICRHCPVMLECAADALDNRVEFGVWGGMTERQRRALLKEHPNVRSWATFFEAARRRSAV from the coding sequence ATGGCCTGGACGTCGCAGGCTCTGTGCCGCAATATCGACCCGGACGAGCTGTTCGTCCGGGGCGCGGCGCAGCGCAAGGCGGCGACGATCTGCCGGCACTGCCCCGTCATGCTCGAATGCGCGGCGGACGCCCTCGACAACCGGGTCGAGTTCGGCGTGTGGGGCGGCATGACGGAGCGTCAGCGCAGGGCGCTGCTCAAGGAGCACCCCAATGTGCGGTCCTGGGCCACCTTTTTCGAGGCCGCCCGCCGCCGCTCCGCAGTCTGA
- a CDS encoding ArsA family ATPase, translating into MTGTVDVGAMLGDSATRVVVCCGAGGVGKTTTAAALALRAAESGRSVVVLTIDPARRLAQALGVEDLGNTPQPVPLPDNDSGGGLHAMMLDMRRTFDDMVVQYATPERAREILANPFYQTVATSFAGTQEYMAMEKLGQLVAEDAWDLIVVDTPPSRNALDFLDAPQRLGAFLDGRMIRMFMAPGRGIRKIVSGAVGMAMRAVSTVVGSSMLADASMFVQSFEEMIGGFRERADRTYQLLRRPGTAFLVVSAAEPDALREASFFVERLTAEDMPLAGLVLNRTHPMLAQLPVETALAAADRLDEQRGATADDAPVPSLPPLAGAVLRIHAERGSTAKREVRLLGRFTGAHPQVPVVGVPSLPFEVSSLDALRALGDQLAADGP; encoded by the coding sequence ATGACCGGCACCGTGGACGTCGGTGCGATGCTCGGCGACAGCGCCACCCGGGTGGTCGTGTGCTGCGGCGCCGGCGGCGTGGGAAAGACGACGACGGCCGCCGCGCTCGCCCTGCGCGCCGCCGAATCCGGCCGCTCCGTGGTGGTGCTGACCATCGACCCGGCGCGCCGGCTGGCGCAGGCGCTGGGAGTGGAGGACCTGGGCAACACACCGCAACCGGTGCCGCTGCCGGACAACGACTCGGGCGGCGGACTGCACGCGATGATGCTGGACATGCGCCGCACCTTCGACGACATGGTGGTCCAGTACGCGACTCCCGAGCGGGCCCGGGAGATCCTGGCGAACCCCTTCTACCAGACCGTCGCCACCTCCTTCGCCGGAACGCAGGAGTACATGGCGATGGAGAAGCTGGGGCAGCTGGTCGCCGAAGACGCGTGGGACCTGATCGTGGTGGACACCCCGCCGTCGCGCAACGCGCTCGACTTCCTGGACGCCCCGCAACGCCTGGGGGCGTTCCTCGACGGCCGCATGATCCGCATGTTCATGGCCCCGGGCCGGGGGATCCGCAAGATCGTCAGCGGAGCCGTCGGCATGGCGATGCGGGCGGTGTCGACGGTGGTCGGCAGCTCGATGCTGGCCGACGCATCGATGTTCGTGCAGTCGTTCGAGGAGATGATCGGCGGGTTCCGCGAACGGGCCGACCGCACGTATCAGCTCCTGCGCAGGCCGGGCACCGCGTTCCTGGTGGTCTCCGCCGCGGAGCCGGACGCGTTGCGCGAGGCGTCGTTCTTCGTCGAACGCCTCACCGCGGAGGACATGCCGTTGGCCGGGTTGGTACTCAACCGCACGCACCCGATGCTGGCGCAGCTGCCGGTGGAGACGGCACTGGCCGCAGCGGACCGGTTGGACGAGCAGCGCGGGGCAACGGCAGACGACGCGCCGGTGCCGAGCCTGCCGCCCTTGGCCGGCGCGGTCCTGCGGATCCACGCCGAGCGGGGATCGACCGCGAAGCGCGAGGTGCGGCTGCTCGGCCGTTTCACCGGCGCGCACCCGCAGGTGCCCGTCGTCGGGGTGCCCTCATTGCCGTTCGAGGTCTCGAGCCTGGACGCGCTGCGGGCCTTGGGCGATCAGCTTGCGGCCGACGGCCCCTGA
- a CDS encoding ArsA family ATPase, giving the protein MPTTHARSTVEGLTSTWPETAAQSRLHFVSGKGGTGKTTVAAALSLALASGGRRVLLIEVEERQGIAQVFDTAPLPYAETKVAVADGGGEVHALAIDIEAAFLEYLDMFYNLGFAGKAMKRIGAVEFATTLAPGLRDVLLTGKVKEATTRTVDGRYLYDAVVVDAPPTGRIGSFLDVTKAMADLAKGGPIRAQSEGVVDLLHSPQTVVHLVTLLEALPVQETADAMAELQRLDLQPGAVIVNRTEATYLDDEMIAAAAEGEIDAEAIRADFERVHLTVADEDFAGLLTETIEHAIRCRAQRASARELAGLHVAQLELGEVPDGMDLGGVYQLAEQLAGQGVR; this is encoded by the coding sequence GTGCCCACAACACATGCTCGCTCCACGGTGGAGGGACTGACGTCCACGTGGCCGGAAACCGCAGCGCAGTCGCGTCTGCACTTCGTCAGCGGCAAGGGCGGTACCGGCAAGACCACCGTCGCCGCCGCGCTGTCGCTCGCACTCGCCTCGGGAGGCCGCAGGGTCTTGCTTATCGAGGTCGAAGAGCGCCAGGGAATCGCCCAGGTATTCGACACCGCGCCCCTGCCCTACGCGGAGACGAAGGTCGCCGTGGCCGACGGCGGGGGCGAGGTGCATGCACTCGCCATCGACATAGAGGCCGCGTTCCTCGAGTACCTCGACATGTTCTACAACCTGGGTTTCGCGGGCAAGGCGATGAAGCGCATCGGCGCCGTCGAGTTCGCCACGACGCTCGCACCCGGGCTGCGCGACGTTCTGCTCACGGGCAAGGTCAAGGAGGCGACGACCCGGACAGTGGACGGCCGGTACCTCTACGACGCGGTCGTGGTCGATGCGCCGCCCACCGGCCGCATCGGAAGCTTCCTCGACGTCACCAAGGCGATGGCCGACCTCGCCAAGGGCGGCCCCATCCGCGCCCAGTCGGAGGGCGTCGTCGATCTGCTGCACTCCCCGCAGACGGTGGTGCACCTGGTGACCCTCCTCGAGGCTCTTCCGGTCCAGGAGACCGCCGACGCCATGGCCGAGCTGCAGCGCCTGGACCTGCAGCCGGGCGCGGTGATCGTCAACCGCACGGAGGCCACCTATCTCGACGACGAGATGATCGCCGCGGCCGCGGAGGGCGAGATCGACGCCGAGGCCATCCGCGCGGACTTCGAGCGCGTGCACCTCACCGTCGCAGACGAGGACTTCGCGGGACTGCTGACCGAGACGATCGAGCACGCCATCCGATGCCGGGCACAGCGCGCGAGCGCACGGGAGCTCGCCGGCCTGCACGTGGCGCAACTCGAGTTGGGCGAGGTGCCCGATGGCATGGACCTCGGCGGCGTCTACCAATTGGCCGAACAGCTGGCCGGGCAGGGGGTCCGATGA
- a CDS encoding RidA family protein: protein MSAATPTGRLAELGLTLPPVAAPLASYVPAVRSGQFVFTSGQLPTVGGELLRTGKVGADVTPEDAKDLARVAALNALAAVDSVVGLDNVARIVKVVGFVSSAPGFGGQPGVVNGASELLGEVFGESGRHARSAVGVSDLPIDSPVEVELQVEVRS from the coding sequence GTGAGCGCCGCCACGCCGACCGGCCGGCTGGCCGAGCTGGGCCTGACGCTTCCGCCCGTGGCGGCGCCGCTGGCCTCGTACGTGCCCGCCGTGCGCAGCGGGCAGTTCGTGTTCACCTCCGGCCAGCTGCCCACCGTCGGCGGCGAACTGCTGCGGACCGGGAAGGTGGGGGCGGACGTCACGCCGGAGGACGCCAAGGACCTCGCGCGCGTCGCAGCGCTCAATGCTCTTGCCGCCGTCGACTCCGTCGTGGGGCTCGACAACGTCGCGCGGATCGTCAAGGTGGTCGGGTTCGTCTCCTCCGCCCCGGGGTTCGGCGGTCAGCCCGGCGTCGTCAACGGCGCCTCCGAGCTGCTCGGCGAGGTGTTCGGCGAGTCCGGGCGGCACGCGCGCAGCGCCGTCGGGGTTTCGGACCTGCCCATCGACTCCCCGGTCGAGGTGGAACTGCAGGTCGAGGTGCGGTCGTGA
- a CDS encoding MBL fold metallo-hydrolase — MTAPVHPAYGVLRPVTATAGVLLCRNPGIMELDGTNTWILRAPDSDAVVVVDPGPDDQEHLQRIAGLGPVATTIVTHRHDDHTGGIDRLRELTGTGVHAVLPEYRRGDGGALDDGSVIDAAGVRLRVLATPGHTADSVSLVVEGDGGHPDAVLTGDTILGRGTTVIDPQDGSLRDYLGSLDRLIDAGEGLACLPAHGPDLPDTSAVARDYRAHRQQRLNQVRDALAALGDDATARQVVEHVYRDVDESLWPAAEWSVAAQLDYLRG, encoded by the coding sequence GTGACCGCGCCGGTCCACCCGGCCTACGGGGTCCTGCGACCGGTGACGGCCACCGCCGGGGTCCTGCTGTGCCGCAACCCCGGAATCATGGAGCTCGACGGAACCAACACCTGGATCCTCCGCGCACCGGACTCGGACGCGGTCGTCGTCGTGGACCCGGGTCCCGACGACCAAGAGCATCTGCAGCGGATCGCGGGCCTGGGCCCCGTGGCCACCACCATCGTCACCCACCGGCACGATGACCACACCGGGGGGATCGACAGGCTCCGTGAGCTCACCGGTACCGGCGTGCACGCCGTGCTACCGGAATACCGCCGAGGCGACGGCGGCGCCCTGGATGACGGTTCGGTGATCGACGCGGCGGGTGTGCGTCTCCGCGTGCTCGCCACGCCCGGACACACCGCGGACAGCGTCTCGCTGGTGGTCGAGGGCGACGGCGGCCACCCTGACGCGGTCCTCACCGGCGACACCATTCTGGGGCGCGGCACCACCGTGATCGACCCGCAGGACGGTTCGCTGCGCGACTATCTGGGTTCGCTGGATCGGCTGATCGACGCGGGGGAGGGGCTCGCGTGCCTTCCCGCGCACGGACCCGACCTGCCTGACACCTCCGCCGTGGCGCGCGACTACCGCGCGCACCGTCAGCAGCGCCTGAACCAGGTGCGCGATGCGCTCGCGGCGCTGGGGGACGACGCCACGGCGCGGCAGGTGGTCGAACACGTCTACCGTGACGTCGACGAATCGCTGTGGCCGGCCGCGGAATGGTCTGTGGCCGCGCAGCTGGACTACCTGCGCGGCTGA
- a CDS encoding Crp/Fnr family transcriptional regulator, giving the protein MDEVLARAGIFQGVEPSAVSALIKQLQPVEFPRGHTIFHEGEPGDRLYIIGTGKIKIGRRSPDGRENLLTIMGPSDMFGELSIFDPGPRTSSAITVTEVKAVSMDREALKDWISQRPEIAEQLLRVLARRLRRTNNSLADLIFTDVPGRVAKALLQLAQRFGTQEAGALRVTHDLTQEEIAQLVGASRETVNKALADFAHRGWLRLEGKSVLIIDSERLARRAR; this is encoded by the coding sequence GTGGACGAGGTCCTGGCCAGAGCCGGAATCTTCCAGGGAGTAGAACCCTCCGCAGTTTCCGCCCTGATCAAGCAGCTTCAGCCGGTCGAGTTTCCGCGAGGCCACACGATCTTCCACGAAGGTGAGCCGGGCGACCGGCTGTACATCATCGGCACCGGCAAGATCAAGATCGGGCGTCGTTCGCCGGACGGCCGCGAGAACCTGCTGACGATCATGGGCCCGTCGGACATGTTCGGCGAGCTCTCCATCTTCGACCCGGGCCCGCGCACGTCCAGCGCCATCACGGTCACCGAGGTCAAGGCGGTCTCGATGGACCGTGAGGCGCTCAAGGACTGGATCTCGCAGCGCCCGGAGATCGCCGAACAGCTTCTGCGCGTGTTGGCCCGCCGCCTGCGCCGCACCAACAACTCGCTGGCCGACCTCATCTTCACCGACGTTCCCGGCCGTGTCGCCAAGGCGCTGCTCCAGCTGGCCCAGCGTTTCGGCACACAGGAGGCCGGCGCCCTCCGCGTGACGCACGACCTCACGCAGGAGGAGATCGCGCAGCTCGTCGGCGCTTCGCGCGAGACCGTCAACAAGGCGCTTGCAGACTTCGCGCACCGCGGCTGGCTGCGCCTCGAAGGCAAGAGCGTGCTCATCATCGACTCCGAGCGACTCGCGCGCCGCGCACGCTGA